CGATTCGGCCGTCGCGAATACCCAGCAGTTTGCTGTATAACACATAGTCTGAATTCAGCTCATAGATGGACATCTCCCGCATGCCAATGGCCTGACCACCAATGGTCACAAGCACGATGGAGAGGAACGGCAAGGTATGATGGCGAACCACCGACATGATGAAGTCGAAGCTCAGCTGCGGCACCATCTGGAAGTCATATCCCCCTGATAAAGGGAACCATTTCAGTGATAACGCAAAGACATACAGCATAATAATTGCCAGAGTAAAAAAAGGAATGGAATTGATAAATAACGCTACCGGAAACAGCACTTTATCAAAAACACCCTTCCGGTACGCTGCAATCGCACCGAGCAAATTGCCAATCAGCCAGCCGACCAGGATGGCCGGAAGTTGAAGCCCCACCGTCCAAGGGACGGCGGAGGCCAGAATGTCCGTCACAGGTTTCGGATACAGTCCAAAGGACGTGCCCAGATTACCTGTGAACAGATTTTTTAAATAAATGCCGAATTGGGTCCATAGCGGCTGATCAATGCCGAATTCCACCGTAAATGTCTCATACACCCGCTTGATGGAATCCGAGTCGGTCATCCCTGACGTCATTTTGGAAGCAATCATGCTCACCGGGTTACCTTCTATCAGTCTTGGCAAAATAAAATTCAGTCCGATGGCGATGACCAGGGTCAGGCCGTACCAGAATACTTTTTTGGCGACATATCTGGAATAGGCATTCATAGGATTTAGCACCCCCGAGTTTAGCGGATAAGGGCCTTATGTCTGAAGTGACGGTTCACTTCATCGCGTCCTGATTCAATATGAGTTCCTTAATTGTGAATCTGATACAATGCCTTAATACCTGCACCGTCCATCGAGATTTGCGGCGGAATGTTGGTGCCATCTCCTTCGGTCGGGAAACCTTTCCAGACTGATTCGTTCACGGTGTCAAATACCCATGGTCTGTACATCAGCGGAATGGAAGGGATATCTTTCAGCCAGATGGTATTCAGTTCGGTATACAGTGACTTCAGCTTCGCCTCGTCAGACACAGATGGAATCTCTTCAATAATGGCGTCTGCGCGGTCATTCTGGTAACGTCCCCAGTTCCAGAATGCCATCTCACCCATTGGGGCAACCCCTTTGGAGTACATGATCGTCATCGCACGGTTCCATGGCTGGCTTGGGCTGACCCCGCCTGCAGGTGTGTTCATGATGATGTCGAATTTGCCGGTTTGCAGATCATTGGTCCATACCGGGGATTCCGGGAATTTGGTGCGAATTTCAATTCCTATGGCCTTGGCGCTCTGCGCTACGATCTCCAGGGCAGCGTTCCAGTCAGACCAGCCGTAAGGACATTCAACCTCGAAAGGTCCAAGGCGTGTGCCGTTAAGAACACGGATGCCGTCTTTGCCTTTCGTCGCTCCAATCTTGTCGAGCAGCGCATTGGCTCCTTCAATATCCATCGTCCATTGCAACGACTTGATGGCATCCTGGTCAATATATTTGGACTCGGCGTCTGAGTTCAAGGTCAGAGAAGGCTGCATTGGTGCGGAATATCCGCTCATGGCCAGCTCCGAGATTTTGTCATAGTTAATGCTCATGGCTATTGCACGGCGAACGTCAGCATTATCCAGTCCGGCTTTGGACAGATTGAAGAAAATGCTTGGCATGGAACCGGGTAGATAATACGGTGCATCCTTCAGATACGTTTTGACAGCAGCCCCGCCTTCCCACATCTTCCACACTTGAGGGATAAACTGCTGGGAGACGTCCACTTGCCCACTTTTGAACGCCAGATCACCTGCGGCATTATCCTTGTAGATCACGTGAGTGATGTACTTCGGTGCAGGCAGCTTGCCGAACAATTTCTGTCCCCAGTAGTTGTCGTCACGGACAATCGTAATTTTCTGGTCGTTGTAAAAGTGAAGCTTATAGGCTCCGGTTCCCACCGGATTATCATTAACCTCTTTGCGAATCGCGGTCAGATCATTATTGTTCTTCTTCTCGATCTCTTCCCAGATATGCTTCGGCAGCATCGGGATCAGTTCAATGCTGTCCAGTACGGTCAGCTTGTTAGGGTTATCGGGGTTCAGCTTAATTTCCACAGCTTGCTCTCCATCCGCTTTCACTTCACTGATGTAGGTCCAGAAGCTGCTCCAGTTGATATCGTATTTTTTGCCCAGTTCATAGGTATATACAACATCATCTGCCGTAAAAGCCGTTCCGTCGCTCCACTTCGCATCCGCATTCAGCTCGATACGCAGAGTGGTTTCATCTGTCCATTCATACGACTTGCCCAAGAGCGGTTCAAGACCGCCGTCCAGCTGGTTCACCATGAACAACGTCTCGTACACCAGTTCCCTGGAGTTGCCGTAATTCACTGGAAATGCGGGATTTCCGCTCAACAGATTGAAGTTGGTTGGTGGCCCCCATTGCAGCCCGTTGATATACAAGGTCTCATTACGTGGTGTTTCCTTGTTGGTCTGTGGTGCAGGTTCGTTCTGGGTTGTCGTGGTGGGTGTATCCACCGTCCCTTGTGGTTCACTTACAGATGGTGGCTGAACACTTTGGCAACCGGCAAACAATGTGACCGACATGAACAGAGCGACGAGCGGTGTGGCAGCTCTTTTAAATCGCATTCTGAACCCCTCCGTGAATTCATATTGATGTTATTGGAAGCGCTTACTTAAAGTTATTCTATGACTTATCTCACACCAAACATTCCATCTCTTTTCTCAATTTTGAGACATTATTTATACGGACACACGAAATAACCAACTCCGCAAGAAGCAGCTGGTTATTTGCTGAATTATGATTGATTATTACTCCCCATTAGATCAAGAACGGTTTACTTGACGAATCCATTACGAATGGCAAAGACGACCGCCTGTGTGCGGTCTTCCACCTGAATTTTTTGCAAAATACGATGCACATGCGTCTTGACTGTACTCTCTCCGATAAAAAGCTTGCGAGCAATCTCCTCATTCCGTAATCCATAGGCCATCTGCTGCAAAACCTCCAATTCCCGTCCGGTAAACGGTTCCGGCAATGCTTCATATGCTACTGTTTCCTTCACCGAATCCGAATGACTCGGGGTTGAACGAATGGCGAGACCGATCACCTTGGCTGCCACAGCCGTGCGGTAGATCGCCTCCCCCCGGTATGCAGCACGAACCGCATCAACGAGTTCGTTCGGCGCCGCATCCTTAAGCAGGTAACCGACAGCTCCGGCACGTATTCCTTTGTACACATAATCCTCATGATCGAATGTGGTCAGGATCACCACTTTGCAGTCAGGCAGTATCTTCATTAGCTCCGCTGTCGCTTTCAGTCCGTCTCCTGCTTCCATCTGCACATCCATCAATACGACATGTGGACGAACCTCTGCTGCCAGACGGACTGCTTCATGTCCCCCGCCCGCTTCGCCTACCACTTCCATATCCTGCTGTGCATTAATAATAAAACGTAAACCATGCCGGACCAGATGCTGGTCATCTACGAGGAGTACACGTATTTCCTGTATGTCCTGCTCCATTACTGTTCATCACCTCCCATAATCTCCTTCACATCTTGAGGAATGGTAAGGGTTAACCTCATTCCATGTGGATCGACTGCATCAATCGATAAGGAACCGCCTGCCCTTTCGCATCTTGCTCTCATACTTGATAGTCCGAAACCGGGAGAGATCGGATTTTCTTTGCGATACATTCCGTTATCCTCCACAATCATATGCAGCTGCTGCTCCTTCTCCAGGATGTTCACCTTCACTTGCGAAGCCTGGGCATGACGAATAATATTCGTTAACGCCTCCTGAAGTACACGATACAATAATTCGGACGTTTCTGGCGTCCAATGACTCGTCTGCTCTTGGGGAGTGAGTTTGATCGTAAAACCTGCCATCTCCCGTATCTCATTCACCAGACTCGTCAAGGCGACCAGCCCGAGGCCTGCTTCATTGCTGCCCATCTGATGAGCAACGGTCCGAACCTCCTGGAGACATTGTCTGACTACTTCAAGCACCGTCCCCATCGCTTTGTCCGCTTCTGCTGCGTCCATCTTCATCATATACGGCAATGCCTGAAGCTGAACAATAATGGAGGTCAATCGGTTGCCAACACTGTCGTGCAAATCCATCGAGATCCGGCTTCGTTCTTCAAGTACGGCATACTGCATCAATCGCACGGTAGCCTGCTCCAACTCCTGATGTGTATCCTGAAGCTCCCGATGGGCATGTGTCAGTTCAGCGTGCATCTTCTGCAATTCCTCATAATGTCGTTTGCTGTCCTGTCTGCTTTCCCGTCTGATTCTCGCAGCCCAGCATAGAATATAGGTTCCAGCGTGAGCCATCGAATACACCAGAATCTGATTGGGTTCGTATTGATCCACATAGAGCAGCGCCGCATTCCCGATGATGATAATGATGCCAAGCAACGAAGAACGATGGATGGGCAATTTCAGCGCAGTATATCCGATGAGATAAAAGGTTAATTCAAAGATACGATACTCGGCCTGGAAGAACTGGGCATAGAGCAGCGTCACCATCCAAATCGCCAATATCCCTAACGTTCGCATCCGCTCATTTCGAAGTGACTGCGGAACCCAAACCAACATAAGGTAGGGCAGCCTTACGATCAGTCCTACACTCAACTCGACCCACGCCAATTCTTTGAAGGGCTCGATCAGACTGTAAAGCAGCAGCACCGTTAAAATAATATCTGCTATATGATCCAGTACCACCTTTTGAATCTGCATCCATTTCGAATCGTTCTGCATAGCTTTCCTTTCTAATCCTAAAGTTTGAAACGATTATACACCTCTGCCTTGAAAACGCTGGATTTTGGCATACAGAAAATAGCGCCGGGCAACGATGCTTCCCAGAGGCAGAAACAACAAAGCACTGCTCAGTGAAACCACCGTATGATGCACATCCCATTGGCTGGCGAGCTGTCTCAGCACCATAACCACGATCAGGAGCAAGCTGCTCGCCAGCGATCCCCTGGACATCAATTTACCTGTAGTTGGATGGACTCGAAGCTGCTCCAGATGTACCCGCCACGCACCAATCCCGCAACCGATGAGGAGAAAAACAATATATAACAGGATATTGCCTACTGTTAATGGTGTATTTACTACGCTCGAAAGCACCCAATACGCAATGATTGCTGGAAAGACCCATAAACGGGATGTCTTCACTTCCTTCTCCCTTAAAGATAACAATAGAACAATGACGGCTATTATCACAAGATTCATCATGTTTGTTTCCTCACCTTCTTCACGTGTTCTCTGATCTACAATCAGTGTAGCCGAATTCAGCGGGAGTTAAGTCCACCTGCGGATGGATTGGCTCAATTCATCTTTTCCATCCAGGGGTTTAGCTTGGGATACGCAACCCTCTCCTCCGGCAGAACAAAACAGCTGCGCTGTCCTGAATGGACAGTGCAGCTGTTTTGGAGTTTAGCTTTAAAGTTGTTTTCTTCTACCAACTGTTCAAAATGTACCTGCAAGCTGTTCACTTCCCGAGTCCATGATAAACAGGCAGATACCCCGCAGTGCTGCATTTCCCCGCTTAGGGCAAAGTCGTGCTGAGTTGTATGTCCATGCTCAAGGTCAGTCAGGCAAAATAAAAAACTGGCTCCGTAAGGAACCAGCCATAGTCTCGTTTTTGCACATTAATTCTCGTACACCAACCTACTTGCTCTTCAAAAGCTCACGCAATGTCTGCCGATCATATGTAGAGACCAGTCGTTCCAAATGAGTGTCCAACCACACCTCATCCTGATCCCACCATTTTAGTTCCAGCAGCAAAGCAATGATCTCGTCGTCAAAGCGCTTTTTGATCGGCTTGGCCGGATTGCCACCCCCGATGGTGTAAGGCTCGATATCCTTGGTGACTGTCGCATTGGAAGCAACGATGGCACCGTCTCCAATCGTGACACCCGGCATGATGGTTACATTTTGACCAATCCAGACGTCATTCCCCAATACAGTGTCTCCCTTAAAAGGCAGCTGATCCAGCGTAGGGGTCACTCTCTCCCAACCACCACCAAAAATATTGAAGGGATAGGTCGTCATGCCCTCCATCCGATGATTGGCACCATTCATAATGAATGTCACGCCTTCGGCAATTGCACAAAACTTACCGATCACCAGACGATCACCCAGGAAATCATAATGATGCTGAATGCGGTCATAAAATTGCTCGGGTGGACGACTGTTGTCACTATAGTACGTATAATCACCGATCAGCACATTAGAGCGCGGCGGCAAATTTTGAATGTAACAAACGGTACGAATATTGTCGTTAGGGAAAAGTTTTGTTTTATCGGGAGCCATATATATTCCCTCCTTTTCCACCATTGTAACAGATATTAGATTTTAAACGGACGGAGTTCTATCTATCACTCTTACCGTTTGGTTGTTCATTTCTTTATACACAAAGTAATCGAAATCAGCGTGTTTACGGGTCCCGCCAAGATCCTGCACACAGAGACCGATATAGGTACCGGTAAACCGGATATATTCCGGAGATTCATCAGACAGATGTGTGATATCAAGCCACCCGCTTACCCGACACCAGGATGGATCATCATCTAACGCATAGTAAAAGCAGGCACGATCGTGATTGACCACAACCTTTAAGCGGATTTTGTTCACTGATTCTAACGGAATATCCTCCAGCAGCAGTTCGTCGTATATCCCGTACCTGGACTGAATAATGCCCAAGCACAATCCCTTCTCTTCATGACAAGTAACCCGTAAATAAAGATAGTCTTTGGTATCGTAGTACAGAATCAGTCCTGCCATTTGCTGTGGATGGTCCGGCGCAAATTCCAGACAAGTTTCAGCTTCACACTCAAACGCCTGCAATCTCCGGGCGACCATGCTCTGCCTGTGCGTCGAACTCATAGACTCCATTCCGTGCAAGCGCAAGTAACCGGGACGTTCTGTCAGGCTGAGCCAAGTCGGATCGGGTGGTATACGAAGTGTATTCCAATCGTTCTGAAGCTCGAATTGATCAAAGTGGTCCATTTCTGCTGCTGGTTCAAATGGATGTGCCGTGATCTTCGGTGCGGGCACCTGAACCTCTGGATAACGATCTCCACTCGCAAGCCTCAGCCAGCCGTCCTCGCTCCAAGTGCACTGCTGAAGCGCCGTCTCGCGTCCAAGTATGCAATATTTTTGATTGATGGGCCGCCCGACCAGATGAGCCATGTACCACTCGCCGGTGTGCGTTTCGACGAGGCTGCCGTGACCGGCCTTTTGCAGATCTAGTTCCGGCCTGCCGTATGAAGTGAGGATGGGACTATCAGGATCGACCTCATAAGGGCCTTGTAACGTACGGGAACGTGAAACCGTAACCGCATGCTCATAACCGGTTCCCCCTTCAGCCGTTATTAAATAATAATAGTCCTTGTGCTTATACAGATGCGGCGCTTCCGTCAGTCCTAGTTCCGTTCCTTTAAATATGTTAACTGCAGGCCCGACCATCTGTTGTTCTCGGACAGAATATTCCTGAAGAACGATGCCTGCAAACCGGTTTTTACCCTTACGATGATCCCAGATCATATTGACCAGCCACTTCCGTCCGTCTTCATCATGAAATAAGGAAGGATCAAAACCGCTGCTGTTCAGATACACCGGTTCGGACCAGGGCCCTTCAATATCTGTTGCTGTCACAAGGTAATTGTGGGTATCTTTAAAAGCGCCTACCCGGCTTTTGACATCTGTGTAGATTAGGTAAAATAAACCGTTGTCATAGCTAAGGCAGGGTGCCCATACACCGCCGGAGTTAATGTTGCCCTCCATGTTCAATTGCGTTACACGGGTCAGTGGAGAAGCGATCGGCCGCCAATGAACCAGATCCCTTGAATGTTGTATCCGAACACCAGGGAACCATTCAAAGGTGGAGGTGGCGATATAATAATCTTCCCCCGCCCTGCATATAGACGGATCGGGATGAAAACCGCGAAGAATGGGGTTCGTGATCATATTCATGTAAGAAACCTCCGGTATGAAAGTAATGATAGGTAATCAACAAAGGTTGATTTCAATACCAGCCTAACGCTTTTTTACCAGCTTCCAAGGCGGTTATGATCCGCTCTACATCGTACACATTTCCTCTCCATGTCCCACCGCTGACGGATTGCAGCGCAGCCCACAGCCGGGTATCATCCGGCAGAGCTTCATCAGGTCGCATATCCGGATGGAAAGACCTTTGTGCCAGAGTAAGAGCACCTTCTTCCGGTGAAACCTCCGTCTCTCCTTCTCCGACAAAGTTAATGCTGCCCTCCAGTGTATTGCGATCCACGACGATGTCAATTAAGTCTCCGTTCCGTAGCTTGCCAATCGGTCCGCCTGCCAGTCCTTCGGGTCCAACATGGCCAATACACGCTCCGGTGGAAACACCAGAAAACCGGGCATCGGTAATGAGGGACACGTATTTACCAAAAGACAAATGCTTGAGCGCAGACGTCAGCTGGTACGTCTCTTCCATGCCGGTCCCCGTTGGACCTCGTCCGAGAAGCACAACAACGTCGCCAGCCAGAATACCGCCAGTCTTAATCGCATGGATCGCCTCACGCTCGGTGGTAAACACCTTGGCTCTGCCACGATGACGATATACGCCATGCTCATCCAGCACAGCAGGGTCAATAGATGTGGATTTGATCACAGAACCTTCAGGAGCGATATTCCCGGTTGGAAATGTCACGGTCGAAGAAATTCCAAGACGCTGCGAGTGTTCCATACTCATGATGACACTGTCCGGATCAATGCCATCCTGCTCTTTCAATTGCTTCCGCATGAGATGACGGCGTTCTGACGATTCCCACCAATCAAGCACTTGACCCAATGACGTACCTGTAACTGTCGGTACAGACTCATCCAGCAGGCCGAGCTGTCTGAGGTGGAGCATGACCTCCGGTACGCCTCCTGCCTGAAAAACCCGGATGGTCGGGTAGAAGATCGGTCCGTTCGGCAGGGCACTAACCAGTCTCGGAACATTTTTGTTGACCTGTATCCAGTCCTGTACCGCAGGCACGGTTAAACTAGCCGCAT
Above is a window of Paenibacillus sp. E222 DNA encoding:
- a CDS encoding ABC transporter permease produces the protein MNAYSRYVAKKVFWYGLTLVIAIGLNFILPRLIEGNPVSMIASKMTSGMTDSDSIKRVYETFTVEFGIDQPLWTQFGIYLKNLFTGNLGTSFGLYPKPVTDILASAVPWTVGLQLPAILVGWLIGNLLGAIAAYRKGVFDKVLFPVALFINSIPFFTLAIIMLYVFALSLKWFPLSGGYDFQMVPQLSFDFIMSVVRHHTLPFLSIVLVTIGGQAIGMREMSIYELNSDYVLYSKLLGIRDGRIARYVFRNAMLPQITGLALSIGTMVGGSLICEIVFSYPGIGTWLFTAIRQLDYPLISGCTLLIAIAVLLANFTIDVIYGFIDPRIKAAQMEEQ
- a CDS encoding ABC transporter substrate-binding protein, whose protein sequence is MRFKRAATPLVALFMSVTLFAGCQSVQPPSVSEPQGTVDTPTTTTQNEPAPQTNKETPRNETLYINGLQWGPPTNFNLLSGNPAFPVNYGNSRELVYETLFMVNQLDGGLEPLLGKSYEWTDETTLRIELNADAKWSDGTAFTADDVVYTYELGKKYDINWSSFWTYISEVKADGEQAVEIKLNPDNPNKLTVLDSIELIPMLPKHIWEEIEKKNNNDLTAIRKEVNDNPVGTGAYKLHFYNDQKITIVRDDNYWGQKLFGKLPAPKYITHVIYKDNAAGDLAFKSGQVDVSQQFIPQVWKMWEGGAAVKTYLKDAPYYLPGSMPSIFFNLSKAGLDNADVRRAIAMSINYDKISELAMSGYSAPMQPSLTLNSDAESKYIDQDAIKSLQWTMDIEGANALLDKIGATKGKDGIRVLNGTRLGPFEVECPYGWSDWNAALEIVAQSAKAIGIEIRTKFPESPVWTNDLQTGKFDIIMNTPAGGVSPSQPWNRAMTIMYSKGVAPMGEMAFWNWGRYQNDRADAIIEEIPSVSDEAKLKSLYTELNTIWLKDIPSIPLMYRPWVFDTVNESVWKGFPTEGDGTNIPPQISMDGAGIKALYQIHN
- a CDS encoding response regulator transcription factor → MEQDIQEIRVLLVDDQHLVRHGLRFIINAQQDMEVVGEAGGGHEAVRLAAEVRPHVVLMDVQMEAGDGLKATAELMKILPDCKVVILTTFDHEDYVYKGIRAGAVGYLLKDAAPNELVDAVRAAYRGEAIYRTAVAAKVIGLAIRSTPSHSDSVKETVAYEALPEPFTGRELEVLQQMAYGLRNEEIARKLFIGESTVKTHVHRILQKIQVEDRTQAVVFAIRNGFVK
- a CDS encoding sensor histidine kinase — encoded protein: MQNDSKWMQIQKVVLDHIADIILTVLLLYSLIEPFKELAWVELSVGLIVRLPYLMLVWVPQSLRNERMRTLGILAIWMVTLLYAQFFQAEYRIFELTFYLIGYTALKLPIHRSSLLGIIIIIGNAALLYVDQYEPNQILVYSMAHAGTYILCWAARIRRESRQDSKRHYEELQKMHAELTHAHRELQDTHQELEQATVRLMQYAVLEERSRISMDLHDSVGNRLTSIIVQLQALPYMMKMDAAEADKAMGTVLEVVRQCLQEVRTVAHQMGSNEAGLGLVALTSLVNEIREMAGFTIKLTPQEQTSHWTPETSELLYRVLQEALTNIIRHAQASQVKVNILEKEQQLHMIVEDNGMYRKENPISPGFGLSSMRARCERAGGSLSIDAVDPHGMRLTLTIPQDVKEIMGGDEQ
- a CDS encoding CatB-related O-acetyltransferase — its product is MAPDKTKLFPNDNIRTVCYIQNLPPRSNVLIGDYTYYSDNSRPPEQFYDRIQHHYDFLGDRLVIGKFCAIAEGVTFIMNGANHRMEGMTTYPFNIFGGGWERVTPTLDQLPFKGDTVLGNDVWIGQNVTIMPGVTIGDGAIVASNATVTKDIEPYTIGGGNPAKPIKKRFDDEIIALLLELKWWDQDEVWLDTHLERLVSTYDRQTLRELLKSK
- a CDS encoding glycoside hydrolase family 43 protein, producing the protein MNMITNPILRGFHPDPSICRAGEDYYIATSTFEWFPGVRIQHSRDLVHWRPIASPLTRVTQLNMEGNINSGGVWAPCLSYDNGLFYLIYTDVKSRVGAFKDTHNYLVTATDIEGPWSEPVYLNSSGFDPSLFHDEDGRKWLVNMIWDHRKGKNRFAGIVLQEYSVREQQMVGPAVNIFKGTELGLTEAPHLYKHKDYYYLITAEGGTGYEHAVTVSRSRTLQGPYEVDPDSPILTSYGRPELDLQKAGHGSLVETHTGEWYMAHLVGRPINQKYCILGRETALQQCTWSEDGWLRLASGDRYPEVQVPAPKITAHPFEPAAEMDHFDQFELQNDWNTLRIPPDPTWLSLTERPGYLRLHGMESMSSTHRQSMVARRLQAFECEAETCLEFAPDHPQQMAGLILYYDTKDYLYLRVTCHEEKGLCLGIIQSRYGIYDELLLEDIPLESVNKIRLKVVVNHDRACFYYALDDDPSWCRVSGWLDITHLSDESPEYIRFTGTYIGLCVQDLGGTRKHADFDYFVYKEMNNQTVRVIDRTPSV
- a CDS encoding YjhG/YagF family D-xylonate dehydratase, with protein sequence MYEQITSIMGETASNCFDIIAHAPGAAGSLPLTDDLLRNAPSGDLFGMSQNVGMGWKPGELNGKQFLILSTQGGIRNEDGSPAALGYHTGHWEVGLLMKAAAEELSSRGGIPFAGYVSDPCDGRSQGTTGMFDSLPYRNDAAMVFRRLIRSLPTRKGVLGVATCDKGLPAMMLALAGMPQLPGVIVPGGVTLPPIDGEDAGKIQTIGARYVNGEISLEMASDLGCRACATPGGGCQFLGTAATAQVVAEAMGMTVPHAALAPSGQPIWIEMARQSARALIHMESQGMKMADIVTEASIRNAMTVHAAFGGSTNLLLHIPAIAHAASLTVPAVQDWIQVNKNVPRLVSALPNGPIFYPTIRVFQAGGVPEVMLHLRQLGLLDESVPTVTGTSLGQVLDWWESSERRHLMRKQLKEQDGIDPDSVIMSMEHSQRLGISSTVTFPTGNIAPEGSVIKSTSIDPAVLDEHGVYRHRGRAKVFTTEREAIHAIKTGGILAGDVVVLLGRGPTGTGMEETYQLTSALKHLSFGKYVSLITDARFSGVSTGACIGHVGPEGLAGGPIGKLRNGDLIDIVVDRNTLEGSINFVGEGETEVSPEEGALTLAQRSFHPDMRPDEALPDDTRLWAALQSVSGGTWRGNVYDVERIITALEAGKKALGWY